One region of Candidatus Hydrogenedens sp. genomic DNA includes:
- a CDS encoding DUF996 domain-containing protein: MNNNGKEKNFGLLGTMFILLTPIPYIGFLLSIAGIILLLISMYNFSQIYNDKNIFNKFLIGWVMGFVGIFIALILGLGSLLPAMLLSESSGREDAGMAMFGFGIIFAILIFYIIFVFGSYFYKQSFDLLGQYTGVNLFNLAGNIIFWGAVGIILFGLGFLAMYVGWILIAVAFYSIPQSKETPPPQPTSSP, translated from the coding sequence ATGAACAATAATGGAAAAGAAAAAAATTTCGGTTTATTAGGGACTATGTTTATTTTATTAACGCCTATTCCATATATTGGCTTTTTGCTTAGTATAGCAGGAATTATTTTGTTATTAATATCCATGTACAATTTCTCTCAAATTTATAATGATAAAAATATTTTTAACAAATTCCTTATTGGCTGGGTAATGGGTTTTGTGGGGATATTTATTGCTTTAATATTAGGTTTAGGTTCTCTTCTTCCTGCGATGTTGTTATCCGAGTCCTCAGGCAGAGAGGATGCAGGTATGGCAATGTTCGGATTCGGGATAATCTTTGCAATACTAATCTTTTATATTATATTTGTGTTCGGTTCTTATTTTTACAAACAGAGTTTTGATCTTTTAGGACAGTATACCGGGGTAAATCTTTTTAACCTGGCAGGGAATATTATTTTTTGGGGGGCTGTGGGTATTATATTGTTTGGGCTGGGTTTTCTGGCTATGTATGTTGGGTGGATATTAATTGCGGTAGCGTTTTACTCTATCCCCCAGTCAAAAGAAACACCGCCTCCTCAGCCGACAAGTAGTCCTTAA
- a CDS encoding MBL fold metallo-hydrolase, protein MEVKVYEITPFLVNTYILIDNGEAIVIDPRESNLRLIKDLEKLNVKAVINTHCHIDHCGGNASVCRATSAPLLMHPENEVVLQTLGQQALLFGVPFQASPPPDDYLQEGDEIKVGNLTLKVLYTPGHAPGHISLAGDGFVFVGDVLFQGSIGRTEIKQFI, encoded by the coding sequence TTGGAAGTTAAAGTTTATGAAATTACACCGTTTTTAGTAAATACTTATATTTTGATTGATAATGGGGAAGCTATTGTCATTGACCCCAGAGAATCAAATTTAAGACTGATTAAAGATTTAGAGAAATTGAATGTAAAAGCCGTGATAAATACCCATTGCCATATTGACCATTGTGGGGGTAATGCAAGTGTTTGCAGAGCAACATCAGCACCTTTATTGATGCATCCAGAAAATGAGGTTGTCCTGCAAACATTGGGACAACAGGCACTATTATTCGGTGTCCCTTTCCAGGCATCTCCTCCCCCTGATGATTATTTGCAAGAAGGAGACGAAATTAAAGTAGGCAATTTAACATTAAAGGTGTTATATACCCCGGGACATGCCCCGGGACATATCTCCCTTGCAGGAGATGGCTTTGTCTTTGTAGGGGATGTGCTATTCCAGGGTTCTATCGGTCGAACCGAAATTAAACAATTCATATAA
- a CDS encoding DUF1559 domain-containing protein: MRKLRKGFTLIELLVVIAIIGILAAILLPALARAREAARRSSCQNNLKQWGIVFKMYSGESKGERFPRILVRDGNEAIFRDCDTANPALSTYGGLFIAMGPDPTTIYPEYLTDPAICFCPSDAQSTINDVTNDETGENTFGWLCTDANYGAAAVDESYAYIGWVFDRAETTDAPISFPALPPLIPNPITGPGQLVQAAIRALVPVYQNPSTWPKYIDSDIPVDPGYGNGGGSTVYRLREGIERFLITDINNPAATAQAQSSVWIMFDHVATDPAGFNHIPGGSNVLYLDGHVEFIRYIAEDLNNPTGASTPPVNAGVAQVIGIFF; encoded by the coding sequence ATGAGAAAATTAAGAAAAGGTTTTACTCTGATTGAGCTTCTCGTCGTTATTGCCATTATCGGCATCCTTGCGGCAATATTATTGCCTGCGTTGGCACGTGCTCGTGAAGCGGCACGTCGTTCCAGTTGTCAGAATAACTTAAAGCAATGGGGAATAGTATTTAAGATGTATTCAGGAGAATCCAAAGGAGAACGCTTTCCCCGAATTTTAGTAAGAGATGGTAACGAGGCGATATTTCGCGATTGCGATACAGCAAACCCAGCACTATCCACTTATGGTGGTTTATTTATTGCTATGGGTCCAGACCCAACAACGATTTATCCGGAATATCTTACCGACCCTGCTATTTGTTTTTGCCCTTCCGATGCACAAAGCACCATAAATGATGTAACAAATGATGAGACAGGCGAGAATACATTTGGCTGGCTCTGTACCGATGCGAACTATGGAGCGGCGGCAGTTGATGAAAGTTATGCATATATAGGTTGGGTTTTTGACCGTGCGGAGACAACAGACGCTCCTATTTCATTTCCTGCGTTACCGCCATTAATTCCCAATCCAATAACGGGACCTGGCCAATTGGTTCAGGCGGCGATAAGGGCATTGGTTCCTGTATATCAAAATCCTTCTACTTGGCCGAAGTACATAGATTCGGATATCCCTGTTGACCCTGGATATGGTAATGGAGGCGGTTCAACAGTATATCGGTTAAGAGAAGGTATCGAACGATTTCTAATAACTGATATTAACAATCCAGCGGCAACAGCCCAAGCACAAAGTTCCGTTTGGATTATGTTTGACCATGTTGCCACAGACCCAGCAGGGTTTAATCACATTCCTGGTGGTTCAAATGTTCTCTATTTAGACGGACATGTTGAGTTCATTCGTTATATTGCAGAAGATTTGAACAATCCGACAGGTGCCAGTACTCCTCCTGTAAATGCTGGTGTAGCACAAGTTATTGGAATTTTCTTCTAA
- a CDS encoding Gfo/Idh/MocA family oxidoreductase: MGKKNEPLKIGIIGCGAIAQERHLPYWRELEEEGRVIIAGLCDTIIARCESEAKLCRQAKVYSDYKEMLKKCSFDIIDVCTQNRLHAPMTISALHAGAHVLVEKPIAMNTAEAKKMLDVAKKNKRKLMVAQHMRFEAGAEKLKEVVDRGVLGNIYTAEAKWLRRRGIPGWGKFHIAKESRGGPLIDIGVHMIDLCYWLMGCPKPVSASAKVYRMFGDRLDLFNADWGVPYNVKEFDVEDYATGFVRFENGVTMQIRFSWAANIPEEVYNVTVLGDKAGLTTHPPGVYSADHSSLTRYTWDWLSQEDGHRKEIRHFTECVEQDKSVIVQPEQSLNVQKIIDALYESSTKNKEVVIR, from the coding sequence ATGGGTAAAAAGAATGAGCCATTAAAAATAGGTATAATTGGTTGTGGTGCAATTGCGCAGGAACGGCATTTACCTTACTGGCGAGAACTTGAAGAGGAAGGTCGAGTAATAATTGCGGGTTTGTGCGATACAATTATCGCCCGTTGCGAAAGTGAAGCAAAACTATGTAGGCAAGCGAAGGTATATTCTGACTATAAAGAGATGTTGAAAAAATGTTCTTTTGATATTATAGACGTTTGCACGCAAAATCGTCTTCACGCACCAATGACCATATCCGCATTACATGCAGGTGCTCATGTTCTTGTAGAAAAGCCTATCGCTATGAACACAGCCGAAGCGAAGAAGATGCTTGATGTTGCCAAAAAGAATAAGAGGAAGTTGATGGTTGCCCAGCATATGCGTTTTGAGGCAGGTGCAGAGAAGTTAAAGGAGGTTGTTGATAGAGGGGTTCTGGGAAATATTTATACGGCGGAGGCAAAATGGCTCCGCAGACGAGGTATTCCTGGCTGGGGCAAATTTCATATTGCAAAAGAGTCACGTGGCGGACCGTTAATCGATATTGGTGTCCATATGATAGATTTATGCTACTGGCTCATGGGCTGTCCGAAGCCTGTATCTGCCTCGGCGAAGGTATATCGTATGTTTGGAGACCGTCTGGATTTATTTAATGCTGATTGGGGTGTTCCTTATAATGTTAAAGAATTTGATGTGGAAGATTATGCAACTGGATTTGTAAGATTTGAAAATGGTGTGACAATGCAAATACGTTTCTCCTGGGCGGCAAATATTCCGGAAGAGGTTTATAATGTTACTGTGTTAGGTGATAAAGCAGGCTTAACAACACATCCTCCGGGCGTATATTCTGCAGACCATTCATCATTAACACGTTATACATGGGATTGGTTATCTCAGGAAGATGGGCATCGAAAAGAAATTCGACACTTTACCGAATGTGTAGAACAAGATAAGTCGGTTATTGTTCAGCCGGAGCAATCATTGAATGTGCAAAAAATTATAGATGCACTTTATGAATCATCAACGAAGAATAAAGAGGTAGTTATTCGATAA